In the genome of Daucus carota subsp. sativus chromosome 9, DH1 v3.0, whole genome shotgun sequence, the window GTTCAATTCCCAGCATGAAGCGAGAATGCTTTGCAGACGATTTAAATACGTGATGGTGGGATACAGTAAGAGGCAGAGTTGCTGCCAGGATCCTCTCAGATATTCTGAAATTCGGCCTGCGCGGCttagatttcaaaaaaaaacccaaaaaagcaatgcagtaaaaaaaattacaaaagtgTGTTTGCCCACAACAGCCATAAACAGCTGCATGACTAATAGATAACGAGTCATAAACAGCTACGAAATAGACATGAGCCCTGTTATTTGGTACTTGAAATTTTGTACAATCAGTAGCAATACCGACGGGCGTTGTGTCACTTGAAGTACCTTGAAATTTTGTTTCTTTAGAGTACATGTATATGATCCAGTTAAGCCCTCCTTTTAAGCTCGGGTTTGAGGAGAGCTGATAACCGAACATCTCTCACTATTTCCTACACAATCAAGCCTTGAATGCTTTCCACAGACTCGACCTCTAATGTATTTTCTAGTACAGCCTTCGCTAAAAGATCAGTATATTCATTAATGCAGCCTAGGAAGTACACTTGTGTCGTTGCGCGATGTCCCTGCGGATTCTCTGCCACTGGGATGATGTACTCTGAACTTTCATCACAGGCTGGTTGGATTTTCAGTCGCTTGGCTGGATGAATGTCAGCATGTTCTTCCTCTTCGTACACGAGATGGACACCGACCTCTTTCACCTCAAAACTGGGATAAAAAGTATGCGTAAAAACTGAAATACTGACCTCGTCTCCAGAATCCAGGTCATGACTATTGAATTCCCAGTGGCTTAACCATGTCATGTAGTCATCTCCCCTGGGAATGCCATAACAACTTGGACGATAAATAGTTATTCTATGCTTGGTCCTGTTATTAATCACCATATAGAAATATTGTCTCCTGTCTGAGACAAGCTTGTAGATAATGCAGGTGTTTAAGTATCGCGGTTTGGAATGCGATACGACAAAGGATATTGAAGGCGCATGAGCCTGACTTGTGAACCATACTGGAACACTGCTCCCAGGGTAAAAAATGCTGAATGATTTGCCCCTAAATACTTCTGTGCTGCGATGATTTTCGTATACTCCCTGTATAGATATCAACTAGTCAATTTAATCCTTATAGTGTCATTCTAATAAACCGTTTATGCTATGTAAGCTGAGTATGAACAAAATTTTTAGGAAAAAGGAGATAATTTTAGCTAgagacatatataaaataaaatttattagctTACATTCCAGAGCATTGCTAGTTTGATATACCTGCTTGGATTGCAAAGTTGAGTATATTCAATTACACAGAGGGAGGGgaggggagggagagggagggataGTGAATTACAtagagggagggggagggagggggagggggggggagagggagggagggagggagagagagagagagagaatacaCAGAGggaggagggagagggagggggagagagagacagggaagagagagagggagggagagagagagagagatcaccTGGATTAGGCAGCTTGTTTCTTTGTGTGTGTAATTGTTGAGTAATCTTATCCGGATTCTTTTTCTGGATTCGACATCATAAATACCACAATCGTTGATGAATTCTGGATCAATATTTCCTATTGGTACAAATTTAAATACTTTTCCCATCTCAAGTAGTTTATCGCATCCCCATGGAAAGGCCAACCCTTCCAAAGACATGCCTGACTCAAATGTAATTTTCTCCAGTAAAGGGCAATATAAAGCAGACAACATTTTTATGTTTGGCAAGTCTTCGAGTGCTTGAAGCCGATTGCATTCCTTTAATTTAAGCCACTTGACCACTTTGAGACCTTTAAAGCAATCTGGTAGAAAGCGGATGGGGTTCCTACTTAAGTTTAAATACTCAAGGGAAGGTACCACACAGAAATCTTTAGGAAAAGCATTATCATGTAGATTGCAGTTCACCAAACTCAAACTAGTAATGGAGCTGCTCGGTAAAGAAGTCAATGCGAGCTGGGGACttactattggttttgaaaccAAACCCCAGATGAATTCTCGCCATGATTCTTTTCTCTGAGCGTTATGGCTTGAATTACTAAAATCAAGTCCATCAGCATGAAAAACTTTCAGTaatttcatctctctcatcCCTGCAGGTAGCATACCAAGATTGCAACAACCTGAGATGACCAgtgtctccagtagctttagtcTGCCAAAATTTTTTGGAAGCTTCTTCAAAAGTCTGCAGTCCTTCAAATTTAATAACACAAGTCCTTCAGCATATCCAATAGATTCATCAATCTCTATTAGATTTATACAATCTTCAAGGATCAATTGCTCAAGAGCAGAGAGGTTTTTGAAGTCCGGGGTTTTCACTAAGCTATGGCAGTGGCTAAGATCTAAAAACTTCAGTGATCCAAGAAGCTGCAAGACAAAGATTAGAAATACAACGTTAACTTGATAACATATTGCACAACatctttttcttaaattatattttgaagacTGGGAAGATACTAGCAAGGATTACCATGTGTCCCTGGCCCAGATTTTTCAAATTACTACTTTGCATGTCAAGTGCCACTAAGCTTCTACAAGGGAAGTCATTTGGTAAAGATCTTGATGGGCATCCATGCCAACATAaccatttcaaattttttgggAAGTCCTTGTAACCTCCACGAAGCTCTACATTATTGATCTTAAGTAGTCTCAGCTTGTGCATTATGGCAAAAGCTTCAGTTCTCAACTCCGTCGTTTGTGCATTAGTCATATTCATGTCTAGTGCCAGGCCTTCAATGGCTCTAGTACCCTGAAAAAACAACAACATTAAAAATATCAagtatgattatattttgacatgataaaaaaatatatatagttggGTAGTAGGATCCTTACTGTCTCATCTTTCAGTACTTCAAGGGAGTCTCTAAAATGCCACAGTCTACTCCGTTTCCCTGGATCTTTAGGTGATTGTTGACGAATGATTTCTCTACCCATGCTTTGAATTGAGTGATGCATTCTGagctttttatatttatcaatcTTCAACAGGCATCTATCAATAAGATTTTCAATTCCAATTACTGTGTAATATTTACACTCATCCAATATTCCGACCACATAAGACTTGGCTTCTCCATTAAAGAAACACCCAATCTCAAGAAATAAATCTCTATCATGATCATCTTGCAAAGAATCATAGCTTATTCTCAATATCTTCTGAATTTTGCAGTGAGGaataatttctaatttttctgTCGCACTTCTCCAAACTTCTACCTTCTTGCCTTGTAGAGAAGCACCTAGAACCTCAAGGGCTAAAGGCAGACCTTGACATTGCTTTACAATCCTCTCAGACTGCTCCTTGTAGTGTTCCGGGGGGTGACTCTCCCGGAATGCATGCCAACTGAACAGCTCCAATGAATCactaaaattcaattttttcacAGCATATCTCCTACAATGTTCATAAGCTTTCAGTAAATGCACATTTCGAGTTGTTATGATTATTTTGCTTCCCTGATGAAACTTATCACGCATCATCCCAAAAATTGCATCTAATTGTTCAACTTCATCCACATCATCCAACACTATCAAGAGTTTTCTCTGACGAATGGCTATTGGTATCTGAAGAACGCCATCATTTAGCGTGTTGATGGTTGGTGCATTCCCTCTGCAAATATCAGAAAGTAGTTGTCTCTGTAAACTCACTAAACCATCAAATCGTTCTGAATATTCTCTTATATTTTCTAGAAAGCTGCCTCCTTCAAATAGATGGAGGTTCATATTATAAACGTACTTGGCAATGGTTGTCTTCCCCACTCCACCGATACCATACAGTGCAAACACTTCTACCTCTGTGGAGCGATTTCTTAACCATTTATTAACCACATGTACTGAAGCATTAATCCCAACAGGATGCGGGGTGATGCCTACAAATTTACAAGTCACTTTATCCTTGATGACATTAACTATTTTCTGGATAAATTTTGATTCGTACCTACATAGAGGGAAAAaagatttagaaaaaaaaaaaaagtaaagaaggaaaaaaaaggaaaaatggTCTCAGATCCGACAAAATGGAGAAGTAATGCCCAGAataacaaatttgaaaaaaaatggcCTCAAATACCAGTTATTAACGCCAGATAATCTAGCGTGGGCCCTTTTTTTGGATCGTGATATTCAGGGCATTAATAATAGATATAGTGATAATGGGGCCAACACCCGAAAAAAGTAAGTACTACCCGTTGGCTATATTTTGCAGAGGCATGCCTTCTAAGCTGGCAAGCTGAGAAAGAGCACTTCTCCATCGCTTTAACTTGTCCATCAAAATCTTCCTTTTGGCA includes:
- the LOC108201140 gene encoding disease resistance protein RPV1-like, producing MNLHLFEGGSFLENIREYSERFDGLVSLQRQLLSDICRGNAPTINTLNDGVLQIPIAIRQRKLLIVLDDVDEVEQLDAIFGMMRDKFHQGSKIIITTRNVHLLKAYEHCRRYAVKKLNFSDSLELFSWHAFRESHPPEHYKEQSERIVKQCQGLPLALEVLGASLQGKKVEVWRSATEKLEIIPHCKIQKILRISYDSLQDDHDRDLFLEIGCFFNGEAKSYVVGILDECKYYTVIGIENLIDRCLLKIDKYKKLRMHHSIQSMGREIIRQQSPKDPGKRSRLWHFRDSLEVLKDETGTRAIEGLALDMNMTNAQTTELRTEAFAIMHKLRLLKINNVELRGGYKDFPKNLKWLCWHGCPSRSLPNDFPCRSLVALDMQSSNLKNLGQGHMLLGSLKFLDLSHCHSLVKTPDFKNLSALEQLILEDCINLIEIDESIGYAEGLVLLNLKDCRLLKKLPKNFGRLKLLETLVISGCCNLGMLPAGMREMKLLKVFHADGLDFSNSSHNAQRKESWREFIWGLVSKPIVSPQLALTSLPSSSITSLSLVNCNLHDNAFPKDFCVVPSLEYLNLSRNPIRFLPDCFKGLKVVKWLKLKECNRLQALEDLPNIKMLSALYCPLLEKITFESGMSLEGLAFPWGCDKLLEMGKVFKFVPIGNIDPEFINDCGIYDVESRKRIRIRLLNNYTHKETSCLIQGVYENHRSTEVFRGKSFSIFYPGSSVPVWFTSQAHAPSISFVVSHSKPRYLNTCIIYKLVSDRRQYFYMVINNRTKHRITIYRPSCYGIPRGDDYMTWLSHWEFNSHDLDSGDEVSISVFTHTFYPSFEVKEVGVHLVYEEEEHADIHPAKRLKIQPACDESSEYIIPVAENPQGHRATTQVYFLGCINEYTDLLAKAVLENTLEVESVESIQGLIV